A single Rubrivivax gelatinosus IL144 DNA region contains:
- a CDS encoding efflux transporter outer membrane subunit has product MRTPFLVLLPLLLAACAGTPTPLPQADAGLPAAFPLAAEVEPEWRGVFADPALQRLTAAAREHNRDLRLAALKVEIARAQYGIERAARLPAVALEAGAQRERALAGDGAGTSTRSQQSSLNLGLSAFELDFFGRVKALSDAALARYLASEHGRRAAELALDGAVADAWFAQRLALAQRDLAERSREDWRQTLALLRLQREAGQSSALDLVQAEGELAAAEAELQARRRALDQAGNALRLLVGATLPDELPPPLALDAPPVAIQAPAGLPSQRLLRRPDLQQAEQLLAASQAEVGAARAAFFPQITLTAALGVASPSLDALFGDGRGVWRLAPQASLPVFDGGRRRQELRLAELRRSEALASYELGIQTAFREVADALAAAATLGPQIEAQSRAVASAARRVALTELRYRAGLEGRLELLDARRQQHAAQLALLELRRAELGNAVALVQALGGDGRPAAVQ; this is encoded by the coding sequence ATGCGGACCCCGTTTCTGGTCTTGCTGCCGCTGCTGCTGGCGGCCTGTGCCGGCACACCGACACCGCTGCCGCAAGCCGACGCCGGCCTGCCGGCGGCTTTCCCGCTGGCCGCCGAGGTCGAACCCGAGTGGCGCGGCGTCTTCGCCGACCCGGCGCTGCAGCGCCTGACGGCCGCGGCGCGCGAGCACAACCGCGACCTGCGACTGGCCGCGCTCAAGGTCGAGATCGCACGCGCGCAGTACGGCATCGAACGTGCGGCGCGCCTGCCGGCCGTGGCGCTGGAAGCCGGAGCCCAGCGCGAGCGTGCGCTGGCCGGCGACGGCGCCGGCACCAGCACGCGCTCGCAGCAGTCGAGCCTGAACCTCGGCCTCAGCGCCTTCGAGCTGGACTTCTTCGGCCGCGTGAAAGCCTTGTCCGACGCCGCGCTGGCGCGTTACCTCGCCAGCGAACACGGCCGGCGTGCTGCGGAGCTGGCGCTGGACGGCGCCGTCGCCGACGCCTGGTTCGCCCAGCGGCTGGCGCTGGCGCAGCGTGATCTGGCCGAACGCTCTCGCGAGGACTGGCGGCAGACGCTGGCGCTGCTGCGCCTGCAGCGCGAAGCCGGCCAGAGCAGCGCGCTGGACCTGGTGCAGGCCGAAGGCGAACTGGCCGCGGCCGAGGCCGAGCTGCAGGCGCGCCGGCGGGCGCTGGACCAGGCCGGCAACGCGCTGCGGCTGCTGGTCGGGGCCACGCTGCCCGACGAGCTGCCGCCGCCGCTGGCGCTGGACGCGCCGCCCGTGGCCATCCAGGCCCCGGCGGGCCTGCCGTCGCAGCGCCTGCTGCGACGGCCCGACCTGCAGCAGGCCGAGCAGCTGCTGGCCGCGTCCCAGGCCGAGGTCGGCGCCGCCCGCGCGGCTTTCTTCCCGCAGATCACGCTGACCGCGGCGCTGGGCGTCGCGAGCCCGTCGCTCGATGCGCTGTTCGGTGACGGCCGTGGCGTCTGGCGGCTGGCGCCACAGGCCAGCCTGCCGGTCTTCGACGGTGGCCGCCGGCGGCAGGAGCTGCGGCTGGCCGAGCTGCGCCGCAGCGAGGCGTTGGCGAGCTACGAACTCGGCATCCAGACCGCGTTCCGCGAAGTCGCCGACGCGCTGGCCGCGGCGGCGACGCTGGGGCCGCAGATCGAGGCCCAGTCGCGCGCCGTCGCCAGCGCCGCGCGCCGCGTCGCACTGACCGAGCTGCGTTACCGCGCCGGCCTGGAAGGGCGGCTGGAACTGCTGGACGCCCGCCGCCAGCAGCACGCGGCGCAGCTCGCGCTGCTGGAGCTGCGCCGCGCCGAACTCGGCAACGCCGTCGCTCTGGTGCAGGCGCTGGGGGGCGACGGCCGGCCGGCGGCGGTGCAGTGA
- a CDS encoding Bug family tripartite tricarboxylate transporter substrate binding protein has protein sequence MHKRRLLQGAAAAALALLAPAWAAAQAFPPKPTVTIVVGFAAGGAADAAARVIGKKLGENLGITVVIDNKPGAGGNIAHQFVAKGPSDGATLLFGSVGPLTVAPHLMKLGYDPVKDLAPITMGVNFPNVLVVHAGLKIRTLAEFIDYAKKNPGKLDYASTGPGSASHLAGEMLNHMAKIETVHIPYKGGAPAMQDLLAGRVASYYSTYSTAQPHIDSGALVPLASTGPKRLAALPAVPTIAESGFPGYSATNWYAFLASSKVPAAILDRWNLELVKVLKSPEVAAELNKHGMPPQPGTREDLAREIERETATWGKVIRERKIVVQ, from the coding sequence ATGCACAAGAGACGACTGCTGCAAGGCGCTGCCGCCGCGGCCCTGGCCCTGCTCGCCCCGGCCTGGGCCGCCGCCCAGGCCTTCCCGCCCAAGCCCACGGTGACCATCGTCGTCGGCTTCGCCGCCGGCGGTGCCGCCGACGCCGCGGCCCGCGTGATCGGCAAGAAGCTGGGCGAGAACCTCGGCATCACCGTCGTCATCGACAACAAACCCGGCGCCGGCGGCAACATCGCGCACCAGTTCGTCGCCAAGGGGCCGAGCGACGGCGCGACGCTGCTCTTCGGCTCGGTCGGGCCGCTGACGGTGGCGCCGCACCTGATGAAGCTGGGCTACGACCCGGTGAAGGACCTGGCGCCGATCACGATGGGCGTCAACTTCCCCAACGTGCTGGTCGTGCACGCCGGGCTGAAGATCCGCACGCTGGCCGAGTTCATCGATTACGCGAAGAAGAACCCGGGCAAGCTGGACTACGCTTCGACCGGCCCCGGCTCGGCCTCGCACCTGGCCGGCGAGATGCTCAACCACATGGCGAAGATCGAGACCGTGCACATCCCGTACAAAGGCGGCGCCCCGGCGATGCAGGATCTGCTGGCCGGCCGCGTGGCCTCGTACTACTCGACCTACTCGACCGCCCAGCCGCACATCGACAGCGGCGCGCTCGTCCCGCTGGCCAGCACCGGCCCGAAACGCCTGGCGGCGCTGCCCGCCGTGCCGACGATCGCCGAGTCGGGCTTCCCCGGCTACAGCGCGACCAACTGGTACGCCTTCCTGGCTTCGTCCAAGGTGCCGGCGGCGATCCTCGACCGCTGGAACCTCGAGCTGGTGAAGGTGCTGAAGTCGCCCGAGGTCGCCGCCGAACTGAACAAACACGGCATGCCGCCGCAACCCGGCACGCGCGAAGACCTGGCGCGTGAGATCGAACGCGAGACCGCCACCTGGGGCAAGGTGATCCGCGAGCGCAAGATCGTCGTGCAGTAA
- a CDS encoding chromate transporter — protein sequence MSLADWAHLLLFQLSLSLLAVGGAVTLAPEMHRYLVQGQGWLGDAQFNASIALAQAAPGPNVLFIALLGWNIGLNAAGGAPTGLFALASATFGAAVCVAGVLTPSSLLTLFAARWAQRHQDRLAVRAFRQGLSSLVVGIMLATSWLLAQPSGRWREDGLLWLLTAVTALLVWRTRLHLLWLLAAGALLGALGWV from the coding sequence ATGAGCCTGGCCGACTGGGCCCACCTGCTGCTGTTCCAGCTGTCGCTGTCGCTGCTGGCGGTGGGCGGCGCGGTGACGCTGGCGCCCGAGATGCACCGCTACCTGGTGCAGGGCCAGGGCTGGCTGGGCGACGCCCAGTTCAACGCCTCGATCGCGCTGGCCCAGGCCGCGCCCGGGCCCAACGTGCTGTTCATCGCGCTGCTGGGCTGGAACATCGGCCTCAACGCCGCCGGCGGTGCGCCCACCGGCCTGTTCGCGCTGGCGAGCGCGACCTTCGGCGCCGCCGTCTGCGTCGCCGGCGTGCTGACGCCGAGCTCGCTGCTGACGCTGTTCGCGGCCCGCTGGGCACAGCGCCACCAGGACCGGCTGGCGGTGCGCGCCTTCCGTCAGGGGCTGTCGTCGCTGGTCGTCGGCATCATGCTGGCGACGAGCTGGCTGCTGGCCCAGCCTTCGGGCCGCTGGCGCGAAGACGGCCTGCTGTGGCTGCTGACGGCGGTGACGGCGCTGCTGGTCTGGCGCACGCGCCTGCACCTGCTGTGGCTGCTGGCCGCCGGTGCGCTGCTGGGCGCGCTGGGCTGGGTCTAA
- the tcuB gene encoding tricarballylate utilization 4Fe-4S protein TcuB has translation MRTLEALTREARALAEGELVLTAEEADVARQMTICNGCRYCEGFCAVFPAMTRRLTFGKAEVHYLANLCHNCGACLHACQYAPPHEFAINVPQAMARVRGQTYGDYAWPPALGALYRRNGATLAVALTLAIAGFLAAAVASNGPLWGAQPGGNFYAVFPHHLLVSLFAPVFLFAVLALGLGVRRFWRDLLPVTSGRPTTAPAAAEAVHDVLRLKYLDGGHGQGCPNEDDAYTLARRRCHHLTFYGFAACLAATALGTLYHYAFKLPAPYDLPSLPKLLGAAGGLSLLVGTAGLWRLNLRRHPLHGDAAQKPMDLGFIALLFLTSASGLALWLARGTPAMALLLCLHLGAVMALFATLPYGKFAHGVFRSAALLRHAVEKRQPNPVGLGAD, from the coding sequence ATGCGCACGCTTGAAGCGCTGACCCGCGAAGCCCGTGCGCTGGCCGAAGGCGAACTCGTCTTGACCGCCGAAGAAGCCGACGTCGCGCGTCAGATGACGATCTGCAACGGCTGCCGCTACTGCGAAGGCTTCTGCGCCGTGTTCCCGGCGATGACGCGGCGGCTGACCTTCGGCAAGGCCGAGGTGCATTACCTGGCCAACCTCTGCCACAACTGCGGCGCCTGCCTGCACGCCTGCCAGTACGCGCCGCCGCACGAGTTCGCCATCAACGTGCCGCAGGCGATGGCGCGCGTGCGCGGCCAGACCTACGGCGACTACGCCTGGCCGCCGGCGCTGGGCGCGCTGTACCGGCGCAACGGGGCGACGCTGGCCGTCGCGCTGACGCTGGCGATCGCCGGCTTCCTGGCCGCCGCGGTGGCGTCCAACGGCCCGCTGTGGGGCGCGCAGCCCGGCGGCAACTTCTACGCCGTGTTCCCGCACCACCTGCTGGTCAGCCTGTTCGCGCCGGTGTTCCTGTTCGCCGTGCTCGCGCTGGGCCTGGGCGTGCGCCGCTTCTGGCGCGACCTGCTGCCGGTGACCAGCGGCCGGCCGACGACTGCGCCGGCCGCGGCCGAAGCCGTGCACGACGTGCTGCGGCTGAAGTACCTGGACGGCGGCCACGGCCAGGGCTGCCCCAACGAGGACGACGCCTACACGCTGGCGCGCCGGCGCTGCCACCACCTGACCTTCTACGGCTTCGCCGCCTGTCTGGCGGCCACCGCGCTGGGCACGCTCTACCACTACGCCTTCAAGCTGCCGGCGCCCTACGACCTGCCCTCGCTGCCCAAGCTGCTGGGCGCGGCCGGCGGCCTGAGCCTGCTCGTCGGCACCGCGGGGCTGTGGCGGCTCAACCTTCGCCGCCACCCGCTGCATGGCGACGCGGCGCAGAAACCGATGGACCTGGGCTTCATCGCGCTGCTGTTCCTGACCAGCGCCAGCGGCCTGGCGCTGTGGCTGGCGCGCGGCACGCCGGCGATGGCGCTGCTGCTGTGCCTGCACCTGGGCGCGGTGATGGCGCTGTTCGCCACCCTGCCCTACGGCAAGTTCGCCCACGGCGTGTTCCGCAGCGCGGCACTGCTGCGCCACGCGGTGGAGAAACGCCAGCCCAACCCGGTCGGCCTGGGCGCCGACTGA
- the tcuA gene encoding FAD-dependent tricarballylate dehydrogenase TcuA — MSPDVLVIGGGNAALCAALMAAEAGASVLMLEAAPRAWRGGNSAHTRNLRCMHDAPQDVLVEAYPEEEFWQDLLKVTGGLTDERLARLTIRASATCRDWMRRHGVHFQPPLSGALHVARTNAFFMGGGKALVNAYYRSAEKLGVRVRYEAPVDRLEIEDGRFVAAHVGGERIEAGACVLAAGGFESNREWLREAWGENGRGEWPADNFIIRGTRFNRGVLLRHLLADHGAERIGDPTQAHMVAIDARAPLYDGGICTRIDCVSLGVVVNRQAQRFYDEGEDFWPKRYAIWGRLVAQQSGQIAYSVIDAKAIGRFMPPVFPGTRAETLPGLALALGLDVEAFMQTLLAYNAACRPGHFDHTRLDDCRTEGLSPPKTHWARPIDTPPFHAYAVRPGITFTYLGLRTDETAAVRFGGQPSENLFVAGEMMAGNVLGKGYTAGVGMSIGTAFGRIAGHNAARAAQRQGARHAHA, encoded by the coding sequence ATGAGTCCCGACGTGCTGGTCATCGGCGGCGGCAACGCCGCCTTGTGCGCCGCCCTGATGGCGGCCGAAGCGGGCGCCAGCGTGCTGATGCTGGAAGCCGCGCCGCGCGCCTGGCGCGGCGGCAACTCGGCGCACACGCGCAACCTGCGCTGCATGCACGACGCGCCGCAGGACGTGCTGGTCGAGGCCTATCCCGAAGAGGAGTTCTGGCAGGACCTGCTGAAGGTCACCGGCGGCCTCACCGACGAGCGCCTGGCGCGGCTGACGATCCGCGCCTCGGCGACCTGCCGCGACTGGATGCGCCGCCACGGCGTGCACTTCCAGCCGCCGCTGTCGGGCGCGCTGCACGTCGCGCGCACCAACGCCTTCTTCATGGGCGGCGGCAAGGCGCTGGTCAACGCCTACTACCGCAGCGCCGAAAAGCTGGGCGTGCGCGTGCGCTACGAAGCGCCGGTCGACCGACTCGAAATCGAAGACGGCCGCTTCGTCGCCGCGCACGTCGGCGGCGAACGCATCGAGGCCGGCGCCTGCGTGCTGGCCGCCGGCGGCTTCGAGTCCAACCGCGAGTGGCTGCGCGAGGCCTGGGGCGAGAACGGGCGCGGCGAATGGCCGGCCGACAACTTCATCATCCGCGGCACGCGTTTCAACCGCGGCGTGCTGCTCAGGCACCTGCTGGCCGACCACGGCGCCGAGCGCATCGGCGACCCGACCCAGGCCCACATGGTGGCCATCGACGCGCGTGCGCCGCTGTACGACGGCGGCATCTGCACACGCATCGACTGCGTCTCGCTGGGCGTCGTCGTCAACCGGCAGGCGCAGCGCTTCTACGACGAAGGCGAGGACTTCTGGCCCAAGCGCTACGCGATCTGGGGCCGCCTGGTCGCGCAGCAGTCGGGGCAGATCGCCTACTCGGTGATCGACGCCAAGGCCATCGGCCGCTTCATGCCGCCGGTGTTCCCCGGCACTCGGGCCGAGACGCTGCCCGGGCTCGCCCTGGCGCTGGGGCTGGACGTCGAGGCCTTCATGCAGACCCTGCTCGCCTACAACGCCGCCTGCCGGCCCGGCCATTTCGACCACACGCGGCTGGACGACTGCCGCACCGAGGGCCTGTCGCCGCCCAAGACCCACTGGGCGCGGCCGATCGACACGCCGCCCTTCCACGCCTACGCGGTGCGGCCCGGCATCACCTTCACCTACCTGGGGCTGCGCACCGACGAGACGGCTGCGGTGCGCTTCGGCGGCCAGCCCAGCGAGAACCTGTTCGTGGCCGGCGAGATGATGGCCGGCAACGTGCTCGGCAAGGGCTACACCGCCGGCGTCGGCATGTCGATCGGCACCGCCTTCGGCCGCATCGCCGGCCACAACGCGGCCCGCGCCGCCCAGCGCCAGGGAGCCCGCCATGCGCACGCTTGA
- a CDS encoding chromate transporter: protein MTPTLDDRPGPRTASELFWAFSAMALQGFGGVMAVVQRELVERRGWLSNEQFVEDWAVAQVMPGPNVCNLALMYGDRLFGWRGALAALAGLLAFPLVLLLTLGALYGRFAQHAAMVGALRGMGAVAAGLIAGTALKLADSLRRHPMGALPALLLAAAAFAGVALARLPLHLIVFVLGGAAYGLTWRALRRGERR from the coding sequence GTGACCCCGACGCTCGACGACCGCCCCGGGCCCCGGACAGCCTCCGAGCTGTTCTGGGCTTTCTCCGCGATGGCGCTGCAGGGTTTCGGCGGCGTGATGGCCGTCGTGCAGCGCGAGCTGGTGGAGCGGCGCGGCTGGCTGAGCAACGAGCAGTTCGTCGAGGACTGGGCCGTCGCCCAGGTGATGCCCGGCCCCAACGTCTGCAACCTGGCGCTGATGTATGGCGACCGGCTATTCGGCTGGCGCGGCGCGCTGGCGGCGCTGGCCGGGCTGCTGGCCTTTCCGCTCGTGCTGCTGCTGACGCTGGGCGCGCTGTACGGCCGTTTCGCGCAGCACGCGGCGATGGTCGGCGCGCTGCGCGGCATGGGCGCCGTCGCCGCCGGGCTGATCGCCGGCACGGCGCTGAAGCTCGCCGACAGCCTGAGGCGGCACCCGATGGGCGCCTTGCCGGCACTGCTGCTGGCTGCCGCGGCCTTCGCCGGCGTCGCGCTGGCCCGGCTGCCGCTGCACCTGATCGTCTTCGTGCTCGGCGGTGCCGCCTACGGTCTCACCTGGCGCGCGCTGCGGCGCGGCGAGCGACGATGA